ACCAAGCCCCTCCCCCCGATTAGAAACTCTCCATATGTAAACCACCCGGTAGAGGCCGCCGTGGAGATACATAACACAGCTCCTCAGAGCAGGAACGTCCACATATATGGGAGAGGCGAAGACCACGTAACCTCCGCTCTTTACAACTCTAGAGGCCACCTCGGCGAACTCTTGTATAAGAGCTCTTATCTCCAACTCCGACTTCGCCAGCCGGCCGTAGGGCGGATCGCCCACGGCGGCGTCGAGACCCCCCCTAAGCGGGGGGAGAACCGCGTTTGCCTGCGCCACGTCGCCAGACGTATTACGCCTAGCTATGAACAGGGCCTCCAAGTCCAGGTCCGTCCCAACCACGTAGCCCCCCGCCCTCTCGACCTCGTGCGCCACGGCGCCCGTGCCCACGAACGGCTCCCAGATCCTACTCCCCTCTGCCACCCGGGCCAGGTTAACCATGAGCCTGGCTGTTATGTAGTCCAGCGTCTTGGTGGACCTCTCGATCTGCGGCTTCTCTTTCCTAATCCTCTCCCCATTTACTGACTTAGCCAAGGAAGCCCTCTTGAAAATTTCACAACTAGGACAGGTAAATACCGCGTAGCGCGCGCCTACCTCAGCCGGCTCGCACCTGCCTATCTCCGCCAGCGCCATCGCCTCCTCGCGCGCGAGGCACGGGTACCTCTGCCCCAGCCCCACCACACAGATCTCCATTACCTCTCTAAAACACGCCTAGCGATATAAACCGCCACCACGATGAGAAACACCGCGGCTAGAAACTCGCCGATAGCCGTCAACACCTCTACGAGATTACCCTCCTGTTTGGTAATAACTGGGAAGAGGAGGTAAAAGAAGGAGAAGGTTACGCCCCCCGCTACTATACCGCCGTACTTAATTTTCTTGTTTATTATATACGCCTCACTTACATAGGACACGTAGGGAATGACTACGACCGCTAACAGTACGTAGTTAGGTATTATCTGCACTCCTAGAAAGAGAGACGCCAAGTAGATAACTACTATAAACATAGATACCACCGTTATGATAAAAGTCACTTCATATCTCTTTAACACGTCTCTAAGAAAATCATAAATACCGAATCCATATATCATTATAAAGAAAGCCATAAATAAAAATACAATATTTATCATGTATCTAATAATTTCTATGTTAAAAGTGTTTCCAAAAAGTAGGATAAAGATTAGAAGCGCAGGTATGCCCACGGTGTATCTGCGATACTCCGGCTCTTTAACCGCCTTGTTTAGATAGTATCTAAAAAGCGTGACCGTCTCCTCGACGCCTCTCGCCTGTTTTACCACTACTCTATAGACAGACATCACAGGCCTCTTCGACTGAATTGCTGGGATCGCCGCCTCGTCGCTGGGCCCGTCAGAGACGAAATAAATAGCATCCGCGTCGTACAGCGCCAACACCTGTTCCAACTCCTTAACCACAACTACGTCAGCCACAGCCGGGTCTGGAGAGCCGCTAATCACAGCCACATTTGTGTTCTCAACTCCATATTCAGAGGTCAGCCTATCGTATATCTTCACTGCGGCAAACACGGCGTTTGCGTCTGAGTCGTCCGGGTTTGCCAGTATATACCTAATTGCCAGCCTCAACACCTCGTCTCTCCCTACAACAGGCGTCTCAAATCCCTGGGCCTTTAAATCGCCGTCTCTATCGACGTATAAAACAAGAACACGCACTACTCTTCCGGCAGGTATCCAGCCTCTATCAATATCTTAATTTCGTCATGAGTCAACCTCTCTCCATTTAGCAACCTGTTATACAAGACCTCCGCCCTCTCCTTCAGAGACTCAACCCGCTCCTCTCTCGCCCTAGCCCTCGCCTTGTTCCTCTCGGCTAGCTCTAAAGCCTTTAGCAGTACGTTGTATTTCTCCAGCTCCTCCTGGAGAGCCCTCCTCTTCTCTCTAAGCTCCTTCCGCTTCAGAGCCAGCTGTAGAATCTCCGACTTGATTTCCTCCCGGCGTTTTTTCAGCTCTTCTCTCCTCTCCTTCAGCTTCGCAAGCTCCTTGTACACCTCCTGCCTACTTGCCTTTAGCTGGGCCAGCTCTTGTTTTACAGTATTTAGATCTTGAACTAATCTAGCTATTTCGCTTCTAATGGCCTCTCTCTTGCTTTTAAATTCGTCAATTTGAGACTTTAACTCAGCTATATGCGCCTTTATCTTCTCCATGGAGTCCGCCAGGTTCAACTCCTTCTCTATCTCACTTATGTACTTGATAAACTGCCTCTCCCACTCGGGGTTTGTAGGCGAGGTTTCGAAGAAGTACTCAAGTTGTTCAATTATCCGCTTCAACTTATCCTTCTCAAGCGTCTTCCCCCCCACATACTCATTTATTGTACTCAATAGATTTCTATAGATAACTAGTTTTTCTCTATATTTCTGCATAGTTATATTCATATTTAGTAATTCACTCCTAAGACTTCTTATCTGGTTTATTATCTGACTCTTTCTCTCCACTAGGGAGCTTATCAACTCTCTAGTTTTCTGAAGCCGCCCCCTAGCGCCCTCGATATGCGACCTCACCTCGGCGAGCTCCTTCCGGATTTCCTCCAGGAGAGTTCTTTTGTTGTTTATTTCGCTAGTGGTTTCGTCTATCTGTCTCTGGACCTCGTCAATTCGAGAATTTATTTCACGGATTTTCTCAAGCAACTCTTCCTTACTAAGCACGCCTATAGAAAACCCCTAATTTAAATCTTATATCCCGGCACTACATGCCTCCCTCGGCGTTTAGCCAAAAAGTAAAAATTAAAAATCACATATTACATACACACGTGAGTCATCACCACGTAGCTATATACATAGCTGGCGATATAATAGTCTCGGATAATCCAGGGGAGGCTATAAAGAAGTGGAGACTTATTTTTGGGCTTACGCAGACAGCCATAGCGACTAGGCTAAACACATCCCCCAGCGTTATCAGCGACTACGAGTCGGGCCGTAGGAAGTTCCCAGGCTCTAGATTCGTTAAGAAATTTGTACAGGCGCTAATAGAGACAGATCTAGAGAGGGGCGGCATGGTTATAAACCTCCTCGAGCGCCAGCTGTTAAAAGAGAAGTTCTGGATAGCGGTGCTCGATATGCGGGAATTCTCAGAGCCTGTGCCGGCTTCGGCTTTTCTACAGGCGATAGGGGCGGAGGTTGTGGTCCGCCCGCCCCCGGGCCTCGACATACACGGCTACACGGTCGTCGACAGCGTCAAGCTGGTGCTGGAGGTGCCTGCCGCCGAGTATGTCCGGCTTTATGGAAGTACGACTCAGCGCGCGGCGATATTTACAAAGGTATCCACCGGCCGCTCTCCGATGATAGCGATAAAGTCCATGTCCTCTGTCCTAAGTGTAAAGCCGTCGCTTGTGGTGCTCCACGGGCTGAAGCCCGACGCCATTGACCAACTCGCCGTGGAGATTGCAAAGAGAAGCCATATACCGCTTGCGACAACTACTATGAGTATTGAAAAGCTGATAGAGAACTTGAGACAGTTTAAGTAGCTACTTCCGGTTTATAATTTTTGATATTCTCAATACGTTTCCTAATCCCTTCGTCGCCTCGTGCCTCTTCTTCAACGCCCTCTCCCTGGCCTTCTTCTTGAACTTGTAGTTGTGAGTCTCTCTGAGCTTCACAGAGGTCAGCCCTCTGGACGCCCTGCCGGCGGAGGTCAAGCCTCTGTACGCCCTCCCGCGCTTCCGCTTTATCTCCACTAGTTTTGGATACGTCGGCTCAGGCGGCGCGATCTTGCCCTCCAACACGTCGAGAAGCCACTTCCGCAGATTCTCCACGTTCTGAGGCCACGAGGATCTCCTCCTCTCGTCCACCGGGATTCCAAGCAACCTCGCCTGATCAGCGTTTATGCCTACTGCGCGTAGCTCCTCAAGAGAGTAGCCTCTGCCGGTCTTCCACCTAGTCACGCCGCCTTGGGCTATCCTCGCGGGTACTTTCACAAGCGGCTTCGGCGCCTTGGTCATCAAGCCCTCTTATTGACCTCTTTATAAATCTTCACACGCAACAAGCTTATTTACCGGTGCTATCCATCTGCTGGTGCACAGAGCCTTAGCCACGGTGGCTGTGTTTAAGCTTTTCTTATCGCTCGTCGTGTTTTTTACTACATCCACCATCGACGCGGTTCTGCTAGTAAGCGTCTTGTTGATGACAATATCTGCATTAATTATCCGCATAGTTGAGGAGGCCGAGGTTGCCTTCATCCTAGTGGGGCTTATACTGCTCATAGACGTTATAGGTCTACTCCTCTCCTTTACTTTACTATCGCTGAGGGTGGTGCTGGCGTATGCGTTTCTCGTGGTGTGGGACATCCAGGTACTAATGCTCCTTAGACAAATCCTACGGACGTGACTACTCCACCACCTTAATCACCCTGCGGACTCTATACATATCTAGATACCCCCACGCCTCAAGTACTATGTCTACTTCACCTACGCCAGATAAGATCTTTATGAGGTTACCCTCCACTTTTAGCTGAACGCCTTTAGGCTCTACTTTGTATTTGAAGTTCTGAATAAATATATATAGTTTATCTAAGTCGATTATACTATTACTCTTTACTGATTGTGGCAGTGGATAATTTTTAAAAATTGTAACTAATTTGTAGTCGTGGTGGATTCTCTGGGCTAAGAAAACGCCTATAGCTAGTACAATCGCCGAGGATACGGCCTCAAGCGTTAGATTCATGGCAACATTTTTCAATAACCCTCTCATATACGTCGCTGGGAGCTAGCGGAATTACCTTTATGCCGCCGAAAAACGCCACATTTACATCCCCACACCAACGAGGTATTATATGCACCTCCCGGTCTTTGATGTAGATATTAAAACCCTCCGGGGAGAACTCGGCCTTCATGTACCTCACCACGTTATCTATGACGTTTTTTAGAGTTGCGAGTTCTCTCTCCCCGAGTTCGAGGACGGGGTTCTTTAATTTGATCACCACGTGGCCGCCGTTGAAAGGCCTCTCCGCGGCCTCTACCACTACGTCAGCTACCACCGCGGACCTAGAGGAGAGGTTTTTAAAAAATTTTACTTTATAGGTACCTTGATGTTAAGCGCCTTAGCTAATTCTTTGTACCTATTCCTGACTGTGACCTCTGTGACTCCGGCGGCCACCGCGAAGTCTTTCTGAGTTCTGTTGTCGCCGTGCATTAGCGAGGCGATGTACACCGCGGCGGCGGCGAGGCCAGCCGGATCCTTACCGGCGGTTATGCCGGCTTTCTTCGCCTTCTGAAGTATGTCTATTGCAGACTTGATCACCTCACCGCTGAGTTTTAACTGTTCCGCTATCCTTGAGATGTAGAGGATTGGGTCGCTTATAGGCACCTTTACATTTAGCTCTCTGAGGAGGAGTCTGTAGCACCTAGCCACCTCTCTCCTCGACGCTTTTGTATACCTAACTAGCTCGTCTAGAGGTCTTGGCATCTTCATCATACGGCAGGCCATGTAGAGGGCGGCGGCTGCCATGGCCTCTACAGACCTCCCTCTGACTAGCTCCTTCTCTAGTGCCTGTCTGTAGATCTCCAGCGCCTGTTCTATACAGGGCCTTGGTATGCCCATGGAGCTCCTCAGCCTCTCTAGCTCCTGGGCGGCTTGTATGAAGTTTCTCTCGTACGACGTCTGTACCCTGGCCCTTGTCTGCCATTTCCTCAGCCTAATGACCTCTAGCTTTCTCTTAATGTCGAGCTCTTTCCCAGATACGTCTTTGTCTCTCCAGTCTATTACCGTGGTTAGAGCCTCTGAGATGAGTCTCGTGAGGGGGGCGCCGGTACGGGCCCTCTGGCCCTTTTCCTCTGAGGTAAAGGCCCTCCACTCCGGCCCCAGGTCGAGGAGCTGTTCCTGGACAACTGCGCCGCATACTATACACACCACCTCACCCTTCTCGTAGTTGTATACGAACTTGTCATTCCCGCAGATGGGGCATCGGTATACCTCGCCAGTGTCTGTAACAAGACTTAAATACCCCTCACTATCTCTGTTGATGCGGAGTTTAAGAGGCTTGCCTGAGGACGTGGGGTTAGTCCCGGACATGGCGTGTTTATAAGCTTTTCTGGGGTATAAAAATCTTTCGTTTATAACACGAGACTGGTTCTGGGACAGATGTAGCTATCTAGACCTTAGAAGTTTCCTAACTTTAGCAAGCGCGCCGTAGATCTGTGTAAGTCCGTGGGCCCCCCTCAAGATGGCGTAGTGAGCCTCGGCTATTATGTAGGCAAGCTCGGGTTTTACATACTCCGGCACGTCTAGCCTCAGCACCTCTCTGTGTATCTGCTTTATAATCTCCAGCTCGCCGACGCCGCCGTCCACCACGAATCCATATATCTGAGTGGCGGCTTTTCCAAAACTCCCCTTCACAGCCTCGTGAAGAGCCTCTCTCAAAAGACGGGGGCTCACCATGCCGAGGGCTCTGGCCACCACCTCCTCAGTCACCTCCTTATCTACAGAGGCGGCTATCTGCAGGGCGTTTATAGCCCTCCTCATATCGCCCTGGGTGAATTCATATATCGTCTCTAGCGCGTCGTCTGAGATCTTAACCCCCTCGTTCTCGGCTATGTAGCGGAGCCGTGTAAAAACCGCCTCCTTGGGGAGGGGGGAGAACCTAAACATTACAGTGCGGGACTGGATAGGCTCGATAATCCCGCTGATGTAGTTTGCTAGTAGTATGAATCTTGTGTTTTGTGCGTATATTTCCATTATTCTGCGTAGTGCTTGTTGTGCGTCTGAAGTCATGTTGTCTGCTTCGTCTAGTATGACTAGTTTGAAGGGGGCTTTGCCCACGGGCGCCGTCCGCGCGAATTCCTTTACTCTCTCCCGGATTACGTTTATCCCTCTCTCGTCTGATGCATTGAGCTCCAGCGTGTTCTCCCGCCAGTATTCACCGTAGAGTTCTCTAGCCAAGACAAGGGCCATGGTGGTCTTCCCAGTGCCGGGAGGGCCGTAGAAGAGGAGATGCGGCATGTCGCCGCTCTTCACAAAACCCCTAAGCCTAGCCTTAACCTCCTCCAAATCCACCACCTCATCAAAAGAACGAGGACGATACTTCTCAAACCAAAACAACTCGCTCATATGTAGAACTCCTCTGCCAGCTCTGTTTTTATGTATTGACCTCCTTTAAGCAATACGTAGCCAAGGCGGTTCAAGATTTGTAAAAGTTCGTACTCCCTCCCGCCGAGTTTTTCCGCATCAGACACAGATATGGGGAGCTTCTCTAGCAACTCACGCGCGGCTTCTTTCAGCACTACATACTCTCTGTTCGTCCCTTCGTCTCGCAGCACCAGCACAAGGCCTCTCTCCAGGGCCTGCCTCAGCGCCTGCCTCGACTTAATCTCCGACAGCTGTACAAACTTCTTCTCCCGGAGCATGTCTATAAAAGAAGACTTCTGGGGCTGACGCGCTCCCGGCGCCGATTTTTTCAACTCCCGCAACTCCTCAAGGACTGTGTTTAGCATTATCTCTATCTCGTCTAGCCTCTCCAGAACCCGCTTAACGTCTTCGCACACCACGTAACTCTTGTACCGAATTAAATATCTAGGCGTGTATCTCTACCACGTCGTTGTCGTGGAGGACGTAGTCGCGCCCCACTCTCTTTGGGTGGCTGGGGAATGTCTCTCTGCGCCACACCACTGCGTATTTAAACGTCTCGGCGAGTGAGGAGTGTATTAAAGCCGCCACCTCGCCCACTGTGGAGCCGGCCTTCACCACAATAGGCTTGTTTACATAGGTCTTTGAGTGGATAGGTTTTGTAAATACTCTTATCCTCCCCGTGGCTTGGAGAAGATCCTCTAGCAACCTCCTCCTGTCTAGAGAGCAACTCCTCAAGTCGGCTAGGTAGTACCTAACGCCGCTTTTAGAAAAGAAATCCACGACGTCGGCCGCCGGCTTTATGGAGTCTATTTTTGTGACCACGGCGATTGTGGGTTTATACATCTTGTCGACGTACAGGGCTTCCTCTACCTCGTCGAGCGCCACTGCGCCTTCTATGTAGACAACAGCGTGGTGTATCCCGTACTCGTTTAGAATCCTCTTGACATCGTTTAAAGTGCCGCCCAGCACCCTCCCCCCTCCAATTATCTGTATACCGCCGAGGCCACGCCTCTCAATTTTCACGTAGTTGCTAGGCGGCGTAAGGTGCACACCCTCGTCTTCAAAAAAGCTGAGAATTTTCTCCAAGGCTCTGAGGTCGGCGTCGGCGCCCACCACCAGCAAGACGGCGTCGGCGTTTCTCACCGTGGCCAGGGTAATGGTGTTTAGCTCGCTACTCTGTTCCAAAACTAGACTCGGCGTCTTGACCAGCTGTACATAGACGCCGTCTTCTACAAACATTGAGGGCACTGGCTCCACGGTGGAAAACGGCAGGTCGTCAGGTCTAAGCGTTGTGTTTGTAAGACACTGGAGGAGGGAGGTCTTCCCAGAGCTGGGCGGCCCCACAACAGCCACCTGGATGTCGCCCTCCTTAGCCACGTAGAGGCGGGCCCCGCCTCCGCCGCGTATTGCCCTCTCTTTCTCCCGCCTCTCGTAGAGCTCTCTCTTCAGCTCAGCCATTCTCCTCCTGACGTGTTTTATAAGCTTCTCAGTGCCCTTGTGCTTAGGCACCGTCGAGAGAAACTCCTCCATGGCCCTGATCTTGTCCTCCGGCGTCTTAGCCTCCATCACCTTCAGCCACGCGGCCTTGGCCTCGGCTGGTAAATTCGCCGGCACTGGAAAAACTACGCCCGGGGCTTTTTAGACTTTCCTGCCGAAGAACTTCCTAAGCCTCTCTCTAGTCTCCTCGCTGGTGCCCACCTCAGCCAGTTTGTGTAGATAGGGAACCGCGTCGTCCACCACTTCAAGAAGGCGCCTCTTCGGCGAGGCGAAGCTCGCGACGTGGCTAGGCGGCGAGAATAACTTCTCAAGCTCCAGCCCGCCTATTTCAGAAACGACGCCGAACGATAAAGCTTCACGCGCCGTGAAATCTCTGCTCAACATAATCCTCAGATGGCCATGTGAAAACAGACGGCTCCCTATCGCCACGGTGTACGGCGGGAAAAGCCCCAGGTTTATGCCCTGCAGAGAAAATTTCACCGACTCGTGAGCCGCGACGACGTAGTCTAGGAAGTACAATAACTCGACCCCGAAGCCGTAGACGTCTCCCCGTACATGCGCCACCACCCGCCTCTCGCATTCAAGCAACTTCTTAACAAGCTCATGAATCTTCAAAAGGTACTCAAACGCCTTTTCCCTCCCCTCTAGAAATATCGACAGATCTAGCCCAGCGGAGAAAACCGGACCCTCGTTCGTAATTACTACATCTCTCTCACATCTCAGCCCTAGTAGATCCTCGAGAAGATTTGGCGTAAACGCGTTTCTCTTCTCACCTATGAGGACAACTCTGTCGTATTTGCCAATTGTTTCTATCCTTATCAC
The sequence above is drawn from the Pyrobaculum ferrireducens genome and encodes:
- a CDS encoding transcription initiation factor IIB: MSGTNPTSSGKPLKLRINRDSEGYLSLVTDTGEVYRCPICGNDKFVYNYEKGEVVCIVCGAVVQEQLLDLGPEWRAFTSEEKGQRARTGAPLTRLISEALTTVIDWRDKDVSGKELDIKRKLEVIRLRKWQTRARVQTSYERNFIQAAQELERLRSSMGIPRPCIEQALEIYRQALEKELVRGRSVEAMAAAALYMACRMMKMPRPLDELVRYTKASRREVARCYRLLLRELNVKVPISDPILYISRIAEQLKLSGEVIKSAIDILQKAKKAGITAGKDPAGLAAAAVYIASLMHGDNRTQKDFAVAAGVTEVTVRNRYKELAKALNIKVPIK
- a CDS encoding coiled-coil protein encodes the protein MLSKEELLEKIREINSRIDEVQRQIDETTSEINNKRTLLEEIRKELAEVRSHIEGARGRLQKTRELISSLVERKSQIINQIRSLRSELLNMNITMQKYREKLVIYRNLLSTINEYVGGKTLEKDKLKRIIEQLEYFFETSPTNPEWERQFIKYISEIEKELNLADSMEKIKAHIAELKSQIDEFKSKREAIRSEIARLVQDLNTVKQELAQLKASRQEVYKELAKLKERREELKKRREEIKSEILQLALKRKELREKRRALQEELEKYNVLLKALELAERNKARARAREERVESLKERAEVLYNRLLNGERLTHDEIKILIEAGYLPEE
- a CDS encoding ribosomal protein L13e; translated protein: MTKAPKPLVKVPARIAQGGVTRWKTGRGYSLEELRAVGINADQARLLGIPVDERRRSSWPQNVENLRKWLLDVLEGKIAPPEPTYPKLVEIKRKRGRAYRGLTSAGRASRGLTSVKLRETHNYKFKKKARERALKKRHEATKGLGNVLRISKIINRK
- a CDS encoding TGS domain-containing protein codes for the protein MPANLPAEAKAAWLKVMEAKTPEDKIRAMEEFLSTVPKHKGTEKLIKHVRRRMAELKRELYERREKERAIRGGGGARLYVAKEGDIQVAVVGPPSSGKTSLLQCLTNTTLRPDDLPFSTVEPVPSMFVEDGVYVQLVKTPSLVLEQSSELNTITLATVRNADAVLLVVGADADLRALEKILSFFEDEGVHLTPPSNYVKIERRGLGGIQIIGGGRVLGGTLNDVKRILNEYGIHHAVVYIEGAVALDEVEEALYVDKMYKPTIAVVTKIDSIKPAADVVDFFSKSGVRYYLADLRSCSLDRRRLLEDLLQATGRIRVFTKPIHSKTYVNKPIVVKAGSTVGEVAALIHSSLAETFKYAVVWRRETFPSHPKRVGRDYVLHDNDVVEIHA
- a CDS encoding DUF373 family protein; this translates as MRVLVLYVDRDGDLKAQGFETPVVGRDEVLRLAIRYILANPDDSDANAVFAAVKIYDRLTSEYGVENTNVAVISGSPDPAVADVVVVKELEQVLALYDADAIYFVSDGPSDEAAIPAIQSKRPVMSVYRVVVKQARGVEETVTLFRYYLNKAVKEPEYRRYTVGIPALLIFILLFGNTFNIEIIRYMINIVFLFMAFFIMIYGFGIYDFLRDVLKRYEVTFIITVVSMFIVVIYLASLFLGVQIIPNYVLLAVVVIPYVSYVSEAYIINKKIKYGGIVAGGVTFSFFYLLFPVITKQEGNLVEVLTAIGEFLAAVFLIVVAVYIARRVLER
- a CDS encoding replication factor C small subunit — encoded protein: MSELFWFEKYRPRSFDEVVDLEEVKARLRGFVKSGDMPHLLFYGPPGTGKTTMALVLARELYGEYWRENTLELNASDERGINVIRERVKEFARTAPVGKAPFKLVILDEADNMTSDAQQALRRIMEIYAQNTRFILLANYISGIIEPIQSRTVMFRFSPLPKEAVFTRLRYIAENEGVKISDDALETIYEFTQGDMRRAINALQIAASVDKEVTEEVVARALGMVSPRLLREALHEAVKGSFGKAATQIYGFVVDGGVGELEIIKQIHREVLRLDVPEYVKPELAYIIAEAHYAILRGAHGLTQIYGALAKVRKLLRSR
- a CDS encoding HIT family protein, with amino-acid sequence MVADVVVEAAERPFNGGHVVIKLKNPVLELGERELATLKNVIDNVVRYMKAEFSPEGFNIYIKDREVHIIPRWCGDVNVAFFGGIKVIPLAPSDVYERVIEKCCHESNA
- a CDS encoding helix-turn-helix domain-containing protein, producing the protein MSHHHVAIYIAGDIIVSDNPGEAIKKWRLIFGLTQTAIATRLNTSPSVISDYESGRRKFPGSRFVKKFVQALIETDLERGGMVINLLERQLLKEKFWIAVLDMREFSEPVPASAFLQAIGAEVVVRPPPGLDIHGYTVVDSVKLVLEVPAAEYVRLYGSTTQRAAIFTKVSTGRSPMIAIKSMSSVLSVKPSLVVLHGLKPDAIDQLAVEIAKRSHIPLATTTMSIEKLIENLRQFK
- a CDS encoding enoyl-CoA hydratase/isomerase family protein; translation: MIRIETIGKYDRVVLIGEKRNAFTPNLLEDLLGLRCERDVVITNEGPVFSAGLDLSIFLEGREKAFEYLLKIHELVKKLLECERRVVAHVRGDVYGFGVELLYFLDYVVAAHESVKFSLQGINLGLFPPYTVAIGSRLFSHGHLRIMLSRDFTAREALSFGVVSEIGGLELEKLFSPPSHVASFASPKRRLLEVVDDAVPYLHKLAEVGTSEETRERLRKFFGRKV
- a CDS encoding TRM11 family SAM-dependent methyltransferase → MEICVVGLGQRYPCLAREEAMALAEIGRCEPAEVGARYAVFTCPSCEIFKRASLAKSVNGERIRKEKPQIERSTKTLDYITARLMVNLARVAEGSRIWEPFVGTGAVAHEVERAGGYVVGTDLDLEALFIARRNTSGDVAQANAVLPPLRGGLDAAVGDPPYGRLAKSELEIRALIQEFAEVASRVVKSGGYVVFASPIYVDVPALRSCVMYLHGGLYRVVYIWRVSNRGEGLGSTPCLCKSAAPASREIDAHLSSSR